The genomic window CTGAAACATCACACAAATGCAAGAGACAGAAGATTGTTCCTAGTACTATTGAGGAACCAAATAACAATGATGGACAACCTAGAATGTCGCATATCGCGGTGGAGCGTAATCGGAGGAAGCAAATGAATGAGCAATTATCTATCTTGAAGTCACTTATGCCTTGCTTTTATGTCAAAAGGGTAAGTCCATATTAACTAACTTGTCACatatttaaattctttttttaactaacatgtttgtttgtttcgAATTAAATTTCAGTTGCAGTCGCAATTTTTGATATTGTAAACATAAACAATTGTAGACAATTGCGGTTAATGCAATTATCGTGTGCACAAAATTCTTTAAAATCTTTTTATTACGgcttcaatttaattaaaattttactcTTTGCTTCGTCTTCTATAATATGTCACTTTACTATGCAtgtctaaatttatttatttattttaaaaaaaaatccgaaagagagaattttttttttaagtgacgAATGATTATTTTACAACTGTTTATGAGGAGATTTGAATTTCCCCTTTTGAGTTTACAAAGTTAAACTTACGGTGACAAACTATATAAATGAATGATAAATTTATCACCAAAGTTTATCAAAGttattttatcttaaaattgtgattttaattAGGTGGTAGTAATTTATGTTTCTCTTCATGCCaattaatatatatcttttgcttctttaatttttaaaaatttaactaaTTACTATCCTATATGATTTAGGGAGACCAAGCATCAATAGTTGAAGGAGTAATTGACTACATAAATGAGTTACATCAACTAGTACAATGCCTAGAATCcaagaaacaaagaaaagtttacaatgaAGTACTAAGTCCAAGACTATTAATTTCAAGTCCAAGACCTTCACCACTAATTAGTCCTAGAACAATTTTACCAATTAGTCCAAGAACTCCACATTCACAACAATGGTTGCAACAATGTGGTGGTTATCTTTCATCTGAGCCATCTCCTACTTCTTCGGCATCTTCCATCAACGACAACATCAATGAGCTTGTCGCGAATTCAAAGTCTTCGGTTGCTGATGTTGAGGTTAAGTTTTGTGGTTCtcatttgattttgaaaacAGTTTCGTCGCCAATTCCCGGACAAGCTTTGAGAATTATGTCTGTTCTTGAAGATTTAGCTCTTGAAATTGTTCATGCTAGTGTTAATACTGCTGATGAAACCATGTTAAACTCTTTCACTATTAAGGTAACATAATCTTAATCTTTTGTTTATCTGCTTAGTTAATTACAATTATCCTTGTGCTATTAggaaatataaatgaaaaaaaaaaggcttaaagCACAACCTTTgacatttttcacatttttttaggCAACATTTTTCACATATACTAAAAAGTTGGTAAtgtgtacatttttttttttttttttataattttgtatatACTACTAAATTGTCCTTTGTGTATAAATCTATGAAGCTCTGACACGGTTATCAGAGGGCGTGTCGCCGCACCATACGCGTGTCCGACACGGGTATGCGTGCGACATGTGTCCAACACGTTTTTTAAGTGTCGagcaaaaaatatttgattagtAATAGATACTAATTAGTAtattcaatattaattttttttttatctttcaagACTAATTAGTAATATTAATTATGGAGTAGAAAGAGATGTTATATTtagagaaaattattttttgaatggtCCTTAGACAAATGGTCCGCAGGAGTTGTTCACTAGGTATATTTTGAAAAGAggaagaaatgaaaatattgGTCCCCATTTTTAACACATGCATTAATAACTGTTCTTTTCCACCTAATATTTGAACTCCaatttaatgttttaaattaaGGTGACAATCGTAGTGGCCACAATTGTCTCAATTGTAATTGCAGGCATCGCGTTACaaatctttttttaatttacaaacgCGATACAATTGTAGGTTTATGTCGTTGTGGATATTGTTGCATCTGCAATATTACGTCCGCATCATGTTATGTTATCAACCGCATTATGCTACTGCATTACTTCGACCGCATCTAAGTTAGTTATCAACTGcattatgtcaattttttttaatgaaaagaaaatgataaCCTAGATGAGAATGAATATTGAATAATGTGGTACTAAATTCtaatggtaatttttttttttattactagtaGCCTACAGTAGTGAAGTACAATGCTACTGCAAAGTGTAATAATAATCAATCAATGACATATGCAGTACACATACATAGCATCTTTTCCCTACTGATCATATCTGAGATGCCAGGGATGTATCATTCTGGCATTATATGTATTTAgtggtaaaaaaacaaaaaagtctaATAAAAgcatgtaattttatttatatggtccaatattatttatttaattcataGCATCTAATGATTGAGTATGATGCATATGTATGATGTATCattgtgttatttttatgtGCTCAATTTTGATccattaataataatgttttcTTGAAATATTTCTCTTGTATAGATTGGAATTGAATGTCAACTTAGTGCTGAAGAACTTGCTCAACAAATTCAACAAACATTCTGTTAAAGAAAGGTTTTTACTAGATCGAGACAAGACCAAGAATTAATCATTGAACATCTCTTATTTTTACCTTTTAACTGTTTTTGTACTTTTCAGAAGAATAGGGTAACAATAGAATTTTGTTTCTTGTATTAATTGACTATAGTAAGTACTGCTGGTGTAATTGATCATGACTTGACTTATTTTGGAATTTTGTGTCATTCTATTGTAACTGACTCATTGTTAGAACTCGCGATTTATGATGCTCGTTTGACTTATCAGAAATTTAATATGGAACGAAGTCGATAGAGAAGATGCAACCCTTGATTATTTAATAATGCACTTTTTTTCCGGGATTTTCAAGAACGAGAAGTATAACAGATTGTGATGTCATTTAGGGGATCATAGATTGATCGATTAATATAGGGTTTTCTTTGGAGAAGTTAGATTGTGCGGTTGTATCGTGTTTGTGTACCTCTAGCACAGTGTCAAACGAAGACCTTAGGTTCACGTCTAGATTTTGAAAAAGTTTGCATAACTCGTTTGAAACCAAGCTAAGGATGAGTTCGGCGTACCATCTATAGACAAATGGGCCACATAGGACAACTCTATCTTTGAAAATTTTACAGTGAGTTTGTGTTTTGGAGGAAAGTTGTTAACAAGGAGAAGTTCTTACTCCTTATATTTTTAGACTATGAGGAAAGGTAATAAGTTAGGGTGTAGTATAAGAAACAGGGGTGTAAAAAGTGTTCAAATAAATTGTTGTTCTTAAAAATGCAGGCTCTGTTTGCTCGTATTAAGATTGGCCCTTCACTTTTTTAAACATGTATATATGCATAGATACAACACGTGAAATTGGATAAATCACACTGTAATTGCTATTCACACTCTCCtttaattacatatatacaTCCCATATCcatttattaacaattttttcgggttaaatatgtttttagtctctacagaatcattttttttataaagtttagtccatattaaattttaatgataattttagtcaaatataatattgttttttttatgcaaCCAATATAATATTGCTGTTTGTAAGAATAATTcctattttgaagaaaaaaaataaaattacaaaaaatggATAATTTTAATCCCTCAAAATAGTATctgtaaaatataaataagaaccaaaagtgaataaataattttgaagactaaactttttttttttgacaaattttgaaGACTAATCTTAAAAGTTTGTGATTTTGTAAAGACTTAATTTTGGAACCTAAATGTAATGAGTACATGGAATTTGAGaaagtataaatataagttcCAAAAGTTGAATTTTTCTCAAAAGAAATTTTAAGTTTCTTTAACTTACAACTATGCATTTTGAAGTCAACAGTTGAATTTGAGAAACTATGCATTTTAagatattttacatttttttggtaaaaaataagatattttacattttttttttaaaataaatttatacttGAACTGTTTCATATAAATTCAGGTGTTTAcattttaaatagtaaattttgtttgaaattgttCCGTTGCTGTTTTCTCACTACATGGACAGCTCTGGTGATATCTGCTTGGTTTTCAACTGTTGTGTTGTTGTAACTGTTGTGGCGGTTGTTTGTGCACTTATAAGAGAAACATTGTTTTTTAGATTgattgaaaatctaatgtatctagtcaataatatgaactagatacattagattcttaatgaatcttacgtgtacacatcattcatttataactttttaaaaatggCATTTACTTAGCACTTAATTTCTCCAACTCAACACTCTTTAGAAATCTCTAAAACGATTCTACTAATAACATTACATCTCACTAATAAAATATCATGAAAGAATAACCGTGCCACATAACACACACAACACAAATTGGTATCCTTTTGCCACATAACGCAGTCACAATGCCACATTTGCATCGTTtaacatttttcacaaaaatcTAATAGAAAATACCAATATGATAAATAAAGATATCTTTTAAGAATTAAAGTggaacatttattttttaagagattAATGTGAAATCAATAAATTCTTTAAGGAATCAAAAGAGTAATTATTAAGCCTAtcatttaacaatatttttttgaaaactttgcgaataagttatatatataataattctttCAGCCAAACCAACCTATACCAATGCCGAATTGGATAGGTTCTGGTTTGGCATAAAGAATACATATGTTTTTACATTAAATTTAAACCAATTCGTTCAGTCAAACCAACCTATACCAATGTCGTGGTACACGTTCATGTGTGATTTGACTATCATACTTTATTTGATGTTAACTTTTTAGTTTCAAAGAAAGGGACATGATAATCTGGAGTTCGACCAAAAGTTAAGTAAAATATGGCTGAGAATACAAAGtacttattataatataatgtaAAAATTCTTCATAGTGGCCATGTATTTAGTATATTAATTTCTTGACTTCAAAAATATTAGGATCTTTTagtcaaaatccatataagttATTGGAAAATTAATTTCAACTGCTCCCATTTGATATAACTTTTGCTGTCCGACATGATCGATCACTCGTAAAAAATTGAGCAAGTTATCTGTCCTCTCCTAGAGTTGGTGAACAAAGGGACTTATTGAGAATCGATATTCAGCTTAAGTGACACATTCTCAAACATTCATTATACATGACAAgaattcatttcatttttttttaaaatatattttggaaataacaagattcattttttattttatcaattaatAGACAAAATAACAATTACTGTGAGGTAAGTTAAGTCTCATAAGTAGGATGACACATAAACCTAATTCCTTAAAATTTTGGGTTAAGATGTGTTGTGCAACTCACTCATATATATGGCTTGAACTTAGATTTTAGTATTTTACAtagaaacaaaattgatttaatttgtatataaaataaaatatatgtatatccAAATGAGAAATGAGAAAATACTAGGTGAGGAATGAGTAAGGAGAAAATGGATTAATTTAAGATAGATTCGAGTGCTTTATTAGATTTTAATCGTAAAGCTAGTCCAGTAAGTTTACACTCATAAAAGTTGCACATTGCACATACTATTTTGGATAGCTACAAACAACATGTATATGTacatatataatagttaatccaagaaaataaaataatataattaatagttaaaaaaatatatctaaatattaaataatattaaattgtccgtggatttattttaattaatttttcttggCTAATGGCTCTATATCTATCTAAAATGGCACATGTGCTGGAGCTAAAATATatctaaataataataaatatataacactaaatttctatatttttgtcaCATATGCTGGAgctaaaatgttatatttttatcaataatCTCATGTTTCTACATAATTGAgcataataaactaaacaagaTATAAacattctcttttttttcatttgaaatgagatttttatataaataactttattaaggcaaaattacatttGGGTCTTATAATTTTCACAATCCAACAACCACACAAAAGTGTAAAGACAACCATAAAAGTGTAATACAATCTTAATCAATCTACACAAAAATGGTATACAGAACACAACTGGACAAAATCCAGTGAAAGAACCAAATGCGAAGTAGTCGAAT from Trifolium pratense cultivar HEN17-A07 linkage group LG1, ARS_RC_1.1, whole genome shotgun sequence includes these protein-coding regions:
- the LOC123887371 gene encoding transcription factor SPEECHLESS-like translates to METQKFPIDDDTLLLSDIFNETEFGTEDLFSILENFNNFPPIINEQNSKTTSSTALQDFETELAETSHKCKRQKIVPSTIEEPNNNDGQPRMSHIAVERNRRKQMNEQLSILKSLMPCFYVKRGDQASIVEGVIDYINELHQLVQCLESKKQRKVYNEVLSPRLLISSPRPSPLISPRTILPISPRTPHSQQWLQQCGGYLSSEPSPTSSASSINDNINELVANSKSSVADVEVKFCGSHLILKTVSSPIPGQALRIMSVLEDLALEIVHASVNTADETMLNSFTIKIGIECQLSAEELAQQIQQTFC